The Desulfosporosinus acidiphilus SJ4 genome has a window encoding:
- a CDS encoding motility associated factor glycosyltransferase family protein, whose protein sequence is MMLYQKNFHFLHTLGFAECMLKPQETSSVNIYTGKKGYLTGVKQAEGREILLHSAYDPLNEALRLIAGKEFSKQGSIFVLGLGLGYHLGELVNQTSSELLIFVLETDWDIIRAAMQVIDFERILASGRVVLVFGNLSEIRSILNDVFSIEDSLLKLLKIDFLDFPSKLNSAVEEVQTMHRIVREVLNSHYLAMNDEINWMLRRLKNTIKHVPYLARAPYPSQFANAWSKPVVIVLAGPSLSKNIDVLKEWQDRVTIFCVNTVFNRLLDYGIIPDAAFSIDIHSDLAEKHYKRNEPIPKSIVFVANPGVDPRCADLFGKHLLIFGGGGYFQHELAQDMGSEALPAGLSVTHFAFIVARHLGASPIILIGQDLAYGQEGQTHSRGCIYDEQNTMLSQNDDVLFLEGYEGGEVSSCQTWKLFRDWYEEFLENNFSLVINATEGGAKIKGTRQLALKDALKQYVGLEAEKKVSFGDWLNSVKLGVSDNDMIKKIRNSFELRLNKLRVAESICKQGVRLYNTIENPQIPLELKNRHLLEMEEEVKNIMKDRWIFYTFRSEFIRGMSAYYNMDTDSEKEPPEVDILRKAKSLHDLFENLRSYLIEFAAVIENHLDH, encoded by the coding sequence ATGATGCTCTATCAAAAAAATTTTCATTTCCTGCATACTCTGGGATTTGCAGAGTGTATGCTGAAACCTCAGGAAACTTCATCCGTAAATATATATACTGGTAAAAAAGGATATCTCACTGGGGTCAAACAGGCGGAAGGCCGTGAAATCCTCCTGCATAGTGCCTATGATCCTTTAAATGAAGCTTTAAGATTAATTGCGGGGAAGGAATTTTCCAAACAGGGCTCGATTTTTGTTCTTGGCTTAGGCTTAGGCTACCATCTAGGCGAATTGGTAAATCAAACGTCTTCCGAGTTACTGATTTTTGTTCTGGAAACAGATTGGGATATCATTCGAGCGGCCATGCAAGTGATAGATTTTGAAAGGATTCTGGCTTCAGGCCGAGTTGTTTTGGTGTTTGGAAACCTTTCAGAAATCAGATCAATCTTAAATGATGTATTTAGCATAGAGGATTCTCTATTAAAACTTCTGAAAATAGATTTCTTAGATTTTCCTTCCAAGCTAAACAGTGCGGTGGAAGAGGTTCAAACGATGCACAGAATAGTGCGCGAAGTGTTGAATAGTCATTACCTCGCAATGAACGATGAAATCAACTGGATGCTACGGAGGTTAAAAAATACCATAAAACATGTTCCTTACCTGGCTCGGGCCCCGTATCCGAGTCAGTTTGCAAATGCTTGGTCTAAACCTGTGGTAATTGTTTTGGCAGGCCCGTCTTTAAGTAAAAATATCGACGTACTTAAGGAATGGCAGGATCGAGTTACTATATTTTGTGTCAACACAGTCTTTAATCGATTGCTGGATTATGGAATTATTCCAGATGCCGCCTTTAGTATCGATATTCACTCTGACCTTGCTGAGAAACATTATAAACGAAATGAACCTATTCCCAAGTCCATAGTTTTTGTAGCTAATCCAGGTGTCGATCCCCGCTGCGCGGATCTGTTTGGGAAACACCTGTTAATCTTTGGAGGCGGCGGGTATTTTCAGCATGAACTTGCCCAGGATATGGGCAGTGAGGCGTTACCCGCAGGATTATCGGTAACTCACTTCGCTTTTATAGTCGCTCGCCATCTTGGGGCGTCGCCGATTATTTTGATTGGACAAGACCTGGCTTACGGTCAGGAAGGACAGACTCATAGCCGGGGTTGTATATATGATGAGCAAAACACGATGCTTTCCCAGAATGATGATGTCCTATTTTTAGAAGGTTATGAGGGAGGAGAAGTATCCTCATGCCAAACTTGGAAATTATTTAGAGATTGGTATGAGGAATTTTTAGAGAATAACTTTTCTTTGGTAATTAACGCCACTGAGGGAGGGGCTAAAATTAAAGGAACCCGACAGCTTGCGTTAAAGGATGCCTTAAAACAATATGTGGGCCTTGAGGCTGAGAAGAAAGTTTCCTTTGGCGATTGGCTGAATTCTGTCAAACTGGGAGTTTCCGATAATGACATGATTAAAAAGATTAGAAATTCCTTTGAGTTGCGCCTTAATAAATTACGGGTTGCCGAATCAATTTGTAAGCAGGGGGTAAGACTCTATAATACAATCGAAAATCCGCAAATACCATTAGAACTTAAGAATCGACATCTTCTTGAAATGGAAGAAGAAGTAAAGAATATAATGAAAGATCGCTGGATTTTTTACACGTTCAGATCTGAATTTATACGTGGAATGTCCGCTTACTATAATATGGATACTGATTCCGAGAAGGAGCCCCCTGAGGTGGATATATTACGAAAAGCAAAATCGCTTCACGATCTGTTTGAAAATTTACGGTCGTATCTCATAGAGTTTGCTGCTGTAATAGAGAATCATCTTGATCATTAG
- the fliS gene encoding flagellar export chaperone FliS, whose product MATKTITAKSDSAYDISALETASPEMLTLMLYDGALRFLQQARGALAEEDKESAAKWLGKLQDIFVELNTSLDMTQGEIAQNMRRLYEFYLQEVTLAQVEKSADRLQAVEEFLVRFRATWEEAARIYNTTKGLKQAESSDD is encoded by the coding sequence ATGGCGACTAAAACAATAACCGCTAAATCCGATAGTGCATATGACATTTCAGCGCTAGAGACTGCCTCTCCGGAAATGCTGACCTTAATGCTATATGACGGCGCACTCCGTTTTCTTCAACAAGCGCGCGGCGCCCTGGCAGAGGAAGATAAGGAGTCTGCCGCTAAGTGGTTGGGAAAGCTTCAGGATATCTTTGTTGAACTAAACACGTCACTGGATATGACTCAAGGTGAAATAGCCCAAAATATGCGAAGGCTTTATGAATTTTATCTGCAGGAAGTGACCTTAGCTCAGGTTGAAAAAAGTGCAGACCGTCTTCAAGCTGTGGAAGAATTCCTGGTTCGTTTTCGAGCTACATGGGAAGAGGCTGCACGGATATATAATACTACCAAAGGTTTGAAACAGGCAGAGAGTTCTGATGACTGA
- the pseI gene encoding pseudaminic acid synthase — MSAIEIAGRKIGKDHKPFIIAEMSGNHNQSLDRALAIVEAAAEAGAHALKIQTYTADTMTLDIDEGEFNITNPESLWEGSSLYKLYQKAYTPWEWHKTIFERCRELGLICFSTPFDETAIDFLESLNNPCYKIASFENTDLTLIRKAAMTGKPLIISTGLANLAELEETVRFARKNGCHNLILLKCTSTYPATPENTNISTIGHMKQAFNCEVGLSDHTMGIGVALASVALGATVIEKHFTLSRADGGVDSVFSLEPEEFKMLVQESVRAWQAIGTVSYGPIAKEKDSLQYRRSLYFVKDLKTGEIINEENVRAIRPGYGLPVKYYDIILGKRINQNVKRGTPVAWNHIG, encoded by the coding sequence ATGTCGGCTATTGAAATTGCTGGGCGAAAGATTGGCAAGGATCATAAACCCTTTATTATTGCTGAGATGTCGGGAAATCATAATCAGTCGTTGGACCGAGCCTTGGCAATTGTAGAAGCGGCAGCAGAGGCCGGGGCTCATGCCCTAAAGATTCAAACGTATACGGCTGATACAATGACATTAGATATCGACGAAGGCGAGTTCAATATAACAAATCCGGAAAGCCTTTGGGAAGGCAGCTCGCTTTATAAGCTATATCAAAAGGCTTATACTCCGTGGGAATGGCACAAAACAATTTTTGAACGGTGCAGAGAATTAGGACTTATTTGTTTTAGCACTCCTTTTGATGAGACAGCTATTGACTTTCTGGAGTCCTTGAACAATCCTTGTTATAAGATTGCTTCCTTTGAAAATACAGATCTGACCTTAATCCGCAAAGCGGCAATGACCGGAAAGCCTTTGATAATTTCTACCGGCTTGGCAAATTTAGCGGAGTTGGAGGAAACCGTTCGATTTGCAAGGAAGAATGGGTGCCATAATTTAATTTTATTAAAGTGTACCAGTACTTATCCTGCAACGCCTGAAAATACAAATATTTCGACCATAGGCCATATGAAGCAGGCTTTTAATTGTGAAGTCGGTTTATCCGATCATACCATGGGAATTGGCGTTGCCCTGGCAAGTGTTGCCTTAGGCGCAACAGTTATTGAGAAACATTTTACGTTATCCCGTGCCGACGGTGGAGTGGATTCTGTTTTTTCACTAGAACCTGAAGAATTTAAAATGTTAGTTCAAGAGAGTGTGAGGGCCTGGCAAGCAATTGGTACGGTTTCATATGGACCAATTGCTAAAGAAAAAGATTCATTGCAGTATCGACGGTCACTATACTTTGTCAAAGATCTTAAGACTGGTGAAATAATCAATGAAGAAAATGTCCGGGCAATCAGACCTGGCTATGGTCTGCCGGTAAAATACTATGACATTATCTTAGGTAAACGTATCAACCAGAATGTAAAGAGGGGAACCCCGGTTGCTTGGAATCATATTGGATAA
- the pseH gene encoding UDP-4-amino-4,6-dideoxy-N-acetyl-beta-L-altrosamine N-acetyltransferase, which yields MLELVKVKATDLDNLMHWRMLPDVTKYMFTDPKLTMNMQIKWLHDISNDSTCKHWVIKYRDTKIGTVNLTNIDYHNLRCSWGYYIADPLMRGRGFGKILEYNICDFVFEELKFNKLISEVLAFNERVIKLKETCGSKIEGVLRSHIKKENTYFDVVVLAILRDEWLQHREMIEYEEIFIEKI from the coding sequence ATGCTTGAACTGGTTAAAGTTAAAGCCACAGATCTGGACAATTTAATGCATTGGCGAATGCTGCCTGATGTGACAAAATATATGTTTACTGATCCTAAGCTAACAATGAATATGCAGATCAAATGGCTTCATGATATTAGTAACGACTCAACCTGTAAACACTGGGTTATTAAGTATAGAGATACAAAAATTGGCACTGTAAATTTAACAAACATTGATTATCATAATCTAAGGTGTTCCTGGGGATATTACATAGCCGATCCTTTAATGCGAGGCAGGGGTTTCGGGAAAATTCTCGAGTATAACATTTGTGATTTTGTTTTTGAAGAATTAAAGTTTAATAAGCTTATCAGCGAAGTTTTGGCCTTTAATGAACGAGTTATTAAACTTAAAGAAACCTGTGGCTCTAAAATAGAAGGGGTACTCAGGTCCCATATAAAAAAAGAAAATACTTATTTCGATGTTGTAGTTTTGGCAATTTTGCGAGACGAGTGGCTGCAGCACAGAGAGATGATTGAATATGAGGAAATATTTATTGAGAAAATATGA
- the pseG gene encoding UDP-2,4-diacetamido-2,4,6-trideoxy-beta-L-altropyranose hydrolase has protein sequence MLVVIRADASQVIGSGHIMRCLTLARRLKTQGADVCFICRDLSGNLSEFIYSQGFEVYLLPRLGVNELDLTKTELPWEEPLLKLDAVQTMNVIKGLNQDIASIIVDHYRIDYRWQLYFKAQVRNIMVIDDLANRRHECDILLDQNYYPQAQGRYGGLVPETCSLFLGPRYLLLRDEFYQTQKNMRIRTGNVLNVLIFYGGADPTHETEKCLKALRDSFRQKFVLHVVTAHSNSQREMIKEICASKPNIHYHCQVSNMAELINKADLAFGAGGSNTWERCFLGLPSIVTITAKNQLETTVALSELGAICNLGWYEGVTGEALVKATKEFITEPSKLRDMANKSLELIGINNSLGIDELVKKILQD, from the coding sequence TTGTTAGTAGTTATACGTGCAGATGCTTCTCAAGTTATTGGCAGCGGACATATCATGCGTTGTCTGACCTTAGCAAGGCGATTAAAAACTCAGGGCGCCGATGTTTGCTTTATTTGCCGTGACCTTTCCGGCAATCTGTCTGAATTCATTTATAGTCAGGGGTTTGAAGTATATCTTCTTCCGCGACTTGGCGTTAACGAATTAGATTTAACCAAGACGGAGCTGCCATGGGAAGAACCTCTGCTGAAGCTTGATGCCGTGCAAACAATGAATGTAATAAAAGGCCTAAATCAAGACATTGCTAGCATAATTGTAGACCATTATAGAATTGATTATCGCTGGCAGTTATATTTTAAAGCGCAGGTTCGAAACATTATGGTCATTGATGATTTGGCTAACAGACGTCATGAATGTGATATTTTATTAGATCAAAATTATTATCCTCAGGCACAAGGGCGTTATGGAGGGCTGGTTCCTGAGACATGTTCTTTGTTTCTTGGACCACGTTATTTATTATTAAGAGATGAATTTTACCAGACCCAAAAGAACATGAGAATTAGGACTGGAAATGTCTTGAATGTTCTAATTTTTTACGGTGGCGCTGATCCGACCCACGAAACGGAAAAGTGTTTGAAAGCGCTTAGAGATAGTTTTAGACAGAAATTTGTACTACATGTGGTAACGGCGCATTCAAATTCGCAGAGAGAAATGATCAAAGAAATATGCGCATCCAAGCCAAATATACATTATCATTGTCAGGTTTCAAATATGGCTGAACTGATCAATAAGGCTGATTTAGCCTTTGGAGCGGGAGGATCGAATACTTGGGAGAGGTGTTTTCTGGGGTTGCCTTCAATCGTGACAATCACTGCCAAGAACCAATTGGAAACAACTGTTGCTCTTTCAGAACTTGGTGCAATCTGTAATCTTGGATGGTATGAAGGGGTTACCGGCGAGGCTTTAGTAAAGGCAACAAAAGAATTTATCACGGAACCGAGTAAATTAAGAGATATGGCTAATAAATCACTGGAGTTAATTGGAATCAATAATTCCTTAGGCATAGATGAATTAGTAAAGAAAATCCTTCAAGATTGA
- a CDS encoding cytidylyltransferase domain-containing protein, with translation MRMKVGIIIQARMTSTRLPGKILLPVMGKALLEYQVERLKRVKRADEIIIATTINETDQPIIDLASRLGIKIFRGSEEDVLARYFGAAKENGLEVVVRITSDCPLIDPAVVSLVIDTYLKNLDSCDYVSSCLHRTFPRGMDTEAFPFEILKETYEKAVDQPYREHVTPYIYEHDDRYRLLNVPYLMDASQYRLTVDTPEDFVLIELILKELYPGNPFFKLEDVLELMKNHPEWAEINSQVEQKKLR, from the coding sequence ATGAGAATGAAGGTTGGAATTATCATTCAGGCTAGGATGACCTCAACTAGGTTGCCGGGGAAAATTCTTTTGCCTGTAATGGGCAAAGCGCTTTTAGAGTATCAGGTTGAACGTCTTAAACGTGTTAAGCGTGCCGATGAGATAATCATCGCGACAACAATAAATGAGACAGATCAGCCAATCATCGATTTAGCCTCAAGGTTAGGTATCAAGATCTTTCGAGGATCAGAGGAAGATGTGTTGGCGCGGTATTTCGGAGCTGCAAAGGAAAACGGGTTGGAAGTTGTTGTGCGAATTACTTCGGATTGTCCGCTCATTGATCCTGCGGTTGTCAGTCTGGTCATCGATACCTATTTGAAGAATCTGGACAGTTGTGATTATGTTTCAAGTTGCTTACATAGAACTTTTCCCAGAGGGATGGATACAGAGGCTTTTCCCTTTGAAATCTTGAAAGAAACATATGAAAAAGCCGTTGATCAACCCTATAGGGAACATGTAACGCCCTATATTTATGAGCATGACGACAGATATCGTTTATTGAATGTGCCTTATCTAATGGATGCAAGCCAATATAGGTTGACAGTCGATACGCCGGAGGATTTTGTTCTTATTGAGCTTATTTTAAAGGAACTTTACCCAGGAAATCCCTTTTTTAAGTTAGAAGATGTATTGGAACTAATGAAAAATCATCCTGAATGGGCAGAGATTAATTCGCAGGTTGAGCAAAAGAAGTTGAGGTAG
- the pseC gene encoding UDP-4-amino-4,6-dideoxy-N-acetyl-beta-L-altrosamine transaminase, with amino-acid sequence MTEQLALYGGKPVRDSLLPYGKQWISEDDIKAVSEILRGDFLTTGPAIEQFEREVADSAGTSYAVAFANGTAALHGAVFAAGIGEDDEVITTPMTFAASANCVLYQKGRPVFADIDPITGNIDPTTIEDLITPKTRAIIPVDYTGRPVALDRIRLLAEKYGLIIIEDAAHAFGASYNGIPVGSSADMTMFSFHPVKHITTGEGGIIVTNSDEYYEKLLMFRSHGITKNPSKCRGSEGPWYHEMQCLGYNYRMTDIQAGLGISQLKKSAAFLSRRRQLVNLYLEGFASLEGLVLPPKDFEGESSWHLFVIRLELERLKAGRREIFEALQAENIGVNVHYIPVYHHPYYRSQDFRPDCPQTERFYERIVTLPLYPAMRDEDVQDVIMAVNKVCNYFSKC; translated from the coding sequence ATGACAGAACAATTAGCTCTTTACGGTGGAAAACCTGTGCGCGATAGCCTTCTCCCGTATGGGAAACAGTGGATTAGCGAAGATGATATTAAGGCGGTCTCCGAAATTCTCCGCGGGGATTTTCTGACAACTGGGCCAGCCATCGAACAATTTGAACGTGAGGTTGCTGATTCTGCAGGAACCTCCTATGCTGTTGCTTTTGCCAACGGAACGGCTGCGTTGCATGGCGCGGTCTTTGCGGCGGGAATAGGAGAAGATGATGAAGTAATAACTACTCCAATGACCTTTGCCGCTTCAGCTAATTGCGTACTTTATCAGAAAGGGCGTCCGGTATTTGCCGATATTGACCCTATAACCGGAAATATCGATCCGACGACAATTGAGGACCTCATTACCCCAAAAACCAGAGCGATTATACCCGTTGATTATACCGGTAGACCCGTCGCTCTGGATAGAATCCGTCTTCTGGCCGAAAAATATGGTTTAATTATTATTGAGGATGCAGCCCACGCTTTTGGTGCAAGCTACAATGGTATTCCCGTTGGTTCTTCAGCAGATATGACTATGTTCAGCTTCCATCCCGTGAAGCACATAACAACGGGAGAAGGAGGCATAATTGTTACGAATTCCGACGAGTATTATGAAAAGCTGCTTATGTTCCGATCCCATGGAATTACTAAAAATCCAAGTAAATGCCGTGGAAGTGAAGGACCATGGTATCATGAAATGCAATGTCTGGGATATAATTACCGCATGACAGATATTCAGGCGGGCTTAGGAATTTCTCAACTGAAAAAAAGTGCTGCCTTCTTAAGCAGGAGAAGGCAATTGGTCAATCTATATCTGGAAGGATTCGCGTCACTAGAAGGCCTGGTTCTTCCTCCAAAGGACTTCGAAGGTGAATCCTCCTGGCATCTTTTTGTTATTCGGCTTGAATTAGAAAGACTTAAAGCGGGAAGACGGGAAATATTTGAAGCTCTCCAAGCTGAAAACATAGGAGTTAATGTGCATTATATTCCCGTTTATCATCATCCCTATTATAGAAGTCAGGATTTTCGTCCGGATTGTCCGCAAACCGAGCGGTTTTATGAACGTATTGTGACCTTGCCCCTATACCCGGCGATGAGGGATGAAGATGTTCAAGATGTTATCATGGCGGTGAATAAGGTTTGTAACTATTTCAGTAAATGTTAG
- a CDS encoding dTDP-glucose 4,6-dehydratase — MKALVTGGAGFIGSWVVEQLLQDGHEVWVLDNLSNGSEDNLNSSVGQSGFKGFVRGDIKDNHVLEQLFANGFAVCYHLAASINVQDSIDDPKTTFDNDVVGTFNVLENCRKHRVKMVFMSTCMVYDRATGAAGIDETSPIKPASPYAGSKIAGENMVLSYFFAYGLPGAVIRPFNTYGPRQKASGEGGVVSIFTNKALRGEPLNIYGSGEQTRDLLYVEDCARFVVAAGLDDSVNGQIINAGLGRDISINDLAVKICGNESQIRHVDHIHPQSEIPKLLCNSQKAKTLLNWEPRVSLEDGLLKIRAWMKGN; from the coding sequence ATGAAGGCATTAGTGACCGGAGGAGCCGGGTTTATCGGTTCTTGGGTTGTTGAACAGTTACTGCAGGATGGACATGAGGTTTGGGTTTTAGACAATTTGTCAAATGGTTCAGAGGATAACCTGAACTCATCGGTTGGTCAGAGCGGATTTAAGGGTTTTGTACGCGGCGATATTAAAGATAATCATGTTCTTGAACAGTTGTTCGCAAATGGTTTTGCTGTTTGCTATCATTTAGCAGCCAGTATCAACGTCCAAGACAGTATTGATGACCCGAAAACTACCTTTGACAATGATGTTGTGGGTACCTTTAATGTACTGGAAAATTGCCGCAAACACAGAGTTAAAATGGTGTTCATGAGTACATGTATGGTTTATGATCGGGCAACAGGGGCAGCGGGGATTGATGAAACTTCACCGATCAAGCCTGCTTCTCCTTACGCAGGTTCGAAGATTGCTGGAGAAAATATGGTTCTTTCTTACTTTTTCGCTTATGGCCTGCCGGGAGCAGTCATTAGGCCGTTTAATACCTACGGCCCAAGGCAGAAGGCTTCTGGAGAAGGCGGAGTAGTCAGTATTTTTACGAATAAGGCGCTGCGAGGTGAACCGTTAAATATATACGGCAGCGGCGAACAAACAAGAGACTTATTGTATGTCGAAGATTGCGCTCGCTTTGTCGTGGCAGCAGGGCTTGATGATTCCGTGAACGGGCAAATTATTAATGCTGGTTTGGGAAGGGATATTAGCATTAATGACTTGGCTGTAAAAATTTGCGGTAATGAGAGTCAAATCCGGCATGTAGATCACATTCACCCTCAAAGCGAAATTCCGAAATTGCTTTGTAATTCCCAGAAGGCCAAAACACTGTTAAACTGGGAGCCAAGAGTGTCGCTTGAAGACGGGCTCTTAAAGATAAGGGCCTGGATGAAGGGCAACTGA
- a CDS encoding UDP-N-acetylglucosamine 4,6-dehydratase family protein → MFKGKRILITGGTGTVGRSLLKTLLAESPEVIRIYSRDEFKQFELQQQYRGTSNLRFLLGDVRDYSRLLRAFEGIDYIFHTAALKHVPACEYNPFEAVQTNIVGTQNVIQAALESRVQKVIFTSTDKAISPTNAMGATKLMAERLIVAAEYQKGSASTVFSAVRFGNVMGSRGSVIPLFVEQILKQRRITLTSPDMSRFMMTVSEATRLTMEAMQLAGGGEVFVFKMPVVRLGDFAEVIIDLVCERYGIKTSEVEIQHIGLRPGEKMYEELMTTEESKNAYEYPHMYAIPAPFGGSRTVMHMASKASEGNYSSEKGQVLTNNEIRHLLAAELLTGEDWQ, encoded by the coding sequence GTGTTTAAAGGAAAACGAATCTTAATCACCGGTGGAACAGGGACAGTAGGACGATCATTGCTAAAAACGTTGCTTGCTGAAAGCCCAGAAGTGATTCGCATCTATAGCCGGGATGAGTTTAAACAATTTGAATTGCAGCAACAATATCGAGGAACTTCTAATCTTCGCTTCTTATTAGGGGATGTAAGAGACTATTCTCGGCTGCTGCGAGCCTTTGAGGGAATAGATTATATATTTCATACTGCAGCTTTGAAACATGTACCAGCATGTGAATACAATCCTTTTGAAGCGGTTCAGACTAATATTGTCGGTACGCAAAATGTCATACAGGCTGCCTTGGAATCGAGAGTACAGAAAGTCATCTTTACAAGTACGGATAAGGCAATCAGCCCTACAAATGCGATGGGGGCTACGAAGTTGATGGCGGAGCGTTTAATTGTTGCGGCTGAATACCAAAAAGGGTCCGCCTCGACAGTTTTCTCGGCAGTGCGTTTTGGCAATGTCATGGGTTCCAGGGGATCGGTGATTCCACTATTTGTGGAGCAAATACTAAAGCAACGCAGAATAACCTTGACTTCGCCGGATATGAGTCGCTTCATGATGACCGTCTCTGAAGCGACTCGTTTAACCATGGAAGCTATGCAACTTGCCGGCGGCGGTGAAGTATTTGTTTTTAAAATGCCTGTTGTTCGTCTAGGCGATTTTGCCGAAGTAATTATTGATCTGGTTTGTGAGAGATATGGAATTAAGACAAGTGAAGTTGAAATCCAGCATATTGGACTTCGCCCCGGAGAAAAGATGTATGAAGAACTTATGACTACTGAAGAATCTAAAAATGCATATGAATACCCGCATATGTATGCTATTCCTGCTCCATTCGGCGGCAGTAGAACGGTCATGCATATGGCTTCCAAAGCCTCCGAGGGGAATTATAGCTCAGAAAAAGGACAAGTTCTTACGAACAATGAGATACGCCATTTATTAGCGGCAGAACTTTTGACTGGAGAGGATTGGCAATGA